A stretch of Telopea speciosissima isolate NSW1024214 ecotype Mountain lineage chromosome 11, Tspe_v1, whole genome shotgun sequence DNA encodes these proteins:
- the LOC122646126 gene encoding DELLA protein GAI1-like: protein MKREHQESSGGGGGGSVGGCGGAYSMGAAPDMGKAKMWDDPQQQDAGMDELLSVLGYKVKSSDMAEVAQKLEQLEMVIGNVQEDGLSHLASETVHYNPSDLYTWLESMLSEINPPPNFDPNSAQQPPLPQPIDDPLLAPAECSTITTVDFPNSTQHQHQHQQQQPRIYDAPSDYDLRAIPGGAIYAHTEASSAPSRETKRMKPTSTTSTSSASATASSSPAATVPPVGVGVTTTELSRPVVLMEPQENGIRLVHSLMACAEAVQQDNLKVAEALVQQIGLLARSQAGAMRKVATYFAEALAQRIYRLYPQENLESSISDILQMHFYETCPYLKFAHFTANQAILEAFAGKSRVHVIDFSMKQGMQWPALMQALALRPGGPPTFRLTGIGPPQPDNSDSLQQVGWKLAQLADTINVKFEYKGFVVNNLADLDPSVLELRPSEVEAVAVNSVFELHRLLGRPGAMEKVLTSIKEMKPKIVTIVEQEANHNGPVFLDRFTEALHYYSTLFDSLEGCGVSPPNTQDLLMSEMYLGRQICNVVACEGTNRVERHETLTQWRTRMGSSGFSPVHLGSNAFKQASMLLALFAGGDGYRVEENNGCLMLGWHTRPLITTSAWQLDASDSK, encoded by the coding sequence CACAGCAGCAAGATGCAGGAATGGATGAGCTTCTCTCTGTGTTGGGTTACAAGGTGAAGTCATCGGACATGGCGGAAGTGGCTCAGAAGCTTGAGCAGCTGGAGATGGTAATCGGCAATGTTCAGGAAGATGGCCTTTCACATCTAGCTTCCGAGACTGTTCATTACAACCCTTCTGATCTCTATACCTGGCTTGAAAGTATGCTCTCTGAAATCAACCCTCCACCCAATTTCGATCCGAACTCTGCTCAACAGCCGCCTTTGCCCCAACCCATTGATGATCCTCTCCTCGCTCCTGCCGAGTGTTCGACCATCACCACAGTTGATTTCCCCAATTCAACgcaacatcaacatcaacatcaacaacagCAACCTCGAATCTACGATGCACCTTCGGATTACGATCTCAGAGCAATCCCAGGCGGGGCCATTTACGCACATACGGAAGCTTCATCGGCTCCTTCCAGAGAGACCAAACGGATGAAACCGACTTCCACCACATCTACTTCCTCTGCATCGGCAACCGCATCTTCATCGCCTGCTGCTACTGTTCCTCCTGTAGGTGTAGGGGTTACGACGACCGAGTTATCTCGGCCGGTCGTACTTATGGAGCCGCAGGAGAACGGGATCCGATTAGTCCACAGCTTGATGGCCTGCGCCGAGGCGGTTCAACAAGATAATCTTAAGGTCGCTGAGGCACTTGTCCAACAGATAGGGTTGCTGGCCCGGTCTCAAGCCGGTGCCATGAGAAAGGTCGCTACATACTTTGCAGAAGCCCTAGCTCAGAGAATTTATCGATTGTACCCTCAGGAGAACTTGGAATCGTCCATCTCAGATATTCTCCAGATGCATTTCTACGAGACCTGCCCATACTTGAAATTCGCCCATTTTACGGCCAACCAAGCAATCCTGGAGGCATTCGCAGGGAAAAGCCGAGTTCACGTTATCGATTTTAGCATGAAACAAGGGATGCAGTGGCCGGCTCTGATGCAGGCGCTGGCACTCCGACCTGGTGGTCCGCCCACGTTCCGGTTAACCGGAATCGGCCCACCTCAGCCGGACAATAGCGATTCTTTGCAGCAAGTAGGGTGGAAGCTGGCTCAGCTGGCGGATACCATTAATGTCAAATTCGAGTACAAAGGGTTTGTGGTGAACAATTTGGCCGACCTGGACCCGTCGGTGCTGGAGCTGAGGCCAAGCGAGGTGGAGGCGGTGGCGGTGAATTCCGTATTCGAGCTTCACAGGCTATTGGGTCGACCGGGAGCAATGGAGAAGGTGTTGACATCGATCAAGGAGATGAAGCCGAAGATCGTGACGATCGTGGAACAGGAAGCGAACCATAACGGACCAGTGTTCTTGGACCGGTTCACGGAGGCGCTGCATTACTACTCCACCTTGTTTGACTCGTTGGAAGGGTGTGGGGTGTCGCCGCCAAACACTCAAGACCTATTGATGTCGGAGATGTATTTGGGGAGGCAGATCTGCAACGTGGTGGCCTGCGAAGGGACGAATCGGGTGGAGCGACACGAGACGCTGACTCAGTGGCGAACTAGGATGGGATCGTCCGGGTTCTCACCGGTTCATCTCGGGTCCAACGCGTTCAAACAGGCCAGTATGTTGTTAGCTTTGTTTGCGGGTGGGGATGGGTACAGGGTGGAGGAAAACAATGGGTGTCTCATGCTAGGCTGGCACACAAGGCCACTCATAACCACGTCAGCTTGGCAACTTGATGCAAGCGATTCTAAATGA